The Pseudanabaena sp. FACHB-2040 genome includes a window with the following:
- a CDS encoding SLC13 family permease has protein sequence MVNPIFLTLLVVVLALVAFVVEWFPIDITALMVAIVLILLGLVTPEEGISGFGNSATITVMCMFILSSGIARTGLLQVARNFLVQWGGKNPSRQILVMGALVGPMTAFINNTAVVAVFLPIVEDWCKKQRISPSKLLIPLSYATVLGGMITVIGTSTNVLASGISQQLGYGEFSLFQFTTLGIITFLVGLTYLSLVAPRLLPNRRPPASQSLSQDYGLDDYVTELVITPDSNLIGQTLRASELQRRYDIDVLELFRQGSHFPPPLADKVLTAGDILLVRGTREDLIQIRSQRGLDLVSDRHLQADALDEARDEVIDPDLSSSEEKIAEVMILSNSRLSGSTLKELRFRQRYNATVLAIRRGQELIRERMGRVPLRFGDLLLVQGPKDSILGLQTTRELLVLDQRDAETMRPDKAWIALAIMLGVIAAAAFSWMPILVSALVGVVLMILTGCLRPGEIYGAVRWDIIFLLAGLIPLGVAMQKSGATDWLATQLVAAGGQLSDYWILLFFYVVTLLLTEILSNNATVVLMLPVAVEVANKLNLNPFAFMFAVTFAASNSYMTPIGYQTNTMVYGPGGYRFFDFTRVGLPLSVIQAIMTPLLIILLYGLQPV, from the coding sequence TTGGTCAATCCCATCTTTCTGACGCTGCTAGTCGTCGTGCTAGCCCTCGTAGCCTTTGTGGTTGAGTGGTTTCCCATCGACATCACGGCTCTGATGGTAGCAATTGTGCTGATTCTGCTGGGTCTGGTGACTCCTGAAGAGGGCATTTCTGGCTTTGGTAACTCGGCCACTATCACCGTCATGTGCATGTTCATCCTGAGTTCGGGCATTGCCCGAACAGGGCTTCTTCAGGTAGCGCGAAACTTTTTGGTTCAATGGGGCGGCAAAAACCCTAGCCGGCAAATTCTAGTCATGGGGGCTCTTGTTGGCCCAATGACAGCATTTATCAACAACACGGCGGTTGTAGCGGTATTTTTGCCGATTGTGGAGGATTGGTGCAAAAAACAGCGGATTTCGCCGTCCAAATTGTTGATCCCCCTTTCCTATGCCACGGTGCTGGGCGGCATGATTACGGTCATTGGCACATCTACCAACGTTTTGGCGAGCGGTATTTCCCAACAGCTTGGGTATGGCGAGTTTAGTCTGTTTCAGTTCACAACGCTGGGCATCATCACATTTCTAGTGGGGTTGACGTATCTTTCTCTGGTTGCTCCCCGACTGCTGCCCAATCGCAGGCCGCCAGCCAGCCAGTCTCTAAGCCAAGACTATGGTCTAGATGATTACGTGACAGAGCTGGTGATCACGCCCGACTCTAACCTGATTGGTCAAACTTTACGGGCCAGTGAACTGCAGCGCCGCTATGACATCGATGTGCTAGAGCTGTTTCGGCAGGGGTCTCACTTTCCGCCGCCTTTGGCAGACAAGGTACTGACAGCAGGCGATATTTTGCTGGTGCGGGGCACACGAGAGGATTTGATCCAGATCCGCAGTCAGAGGGGGTTGGACCTGGTTTCTGACCGTCACCTGCAGGCTGATGCTCTAGATGAGGCCAGAGATGAGGTTATAGATCCAGATCTCAGCTCCAGCGAGGAAAAAATTGCAGAAGTGATGATCCTGTCGAACTCTCGGCTAAGTGGCTCCACCCTTAAAGAACTGCGGTTTCGACAGCGCTACAACGCAACAGTGCTGGCTATTCGTCGAGGGCAAGAACTGATTCGGGAGCGGATGGGACGAGTGCCGCTGCGCTTTGGCGACCTACTGCTGGTGCAAGGCCCCAAAGACAGCATTCTAGGATTGCAAACTACACGAGAACTGTTGGTCCTAGATCAGCGCGATGCTGAAACCATGAGGCCGGATAAGGCCTGGATTGCCTTAGCGATCATGCTAGGCGTCATTGCTGCTGCAGCCTTTAGCTGGATGCCGATTTTGGTGTCTGCCCTGGTTGGCGTCGTGCTCATGATCTTGACCGGGTGCTTGCGACCAGGAGAAATTTACGGTGCAGTGCGTTGGGACATTATCTTTCTGCTAGCAGGGCTGATTCCGCTAGGGGTCGCGATGCAGAAGTCGGGGGCGACTGATTGGCTGGCAACCCAGCTAGTCGCAGCAGGAGGGCAGCTCTCGGACTACTGGATTTTGCTGTTTTTCTATGTGGTTACGCTGCTGCTGACAGAAATTTTGTCGAATAATGCAACAGTCGTGCTGATGCTGCCGGTGGCAGTGGAGGTGGCTAATAAACTGAACCTCAATCCCTTTGCTTTTATGTTTGCGGTTACGTTTGCTGCCTCTAACAGCTATATGACTCCGATTGGTTACCAGACCAATACAATGGTCTATGGTCCTGGCGGCTACCGGTTTTTCGACTTTACTCGGGTAGGGCTGCCGCTTAGCGTAATTCAAGCCATCATGACACCGCTGCTGATCATTTTGCTCTACGGGCTGCAGCCAGTTTAG
- a CDS encoding metallophosphoesterase — MRFWRSLLRIFLGILVGFFLVVALQACLSEQTPPVTSSPTVDTSQAAVPVPKEMPLPPATEAIVASAEPNGLYNPPRGDVRLVVISDLNSAYGSTDYDPEVDKAMTLLPFWQPDLVVCSGDMVAGQNPTLSEDQLKAMWAAFDEHVTAPLRQAKLPFGFTVGNHDASSAQSASGSFLFERERQVATDYWIDPGHDPGVEFVDRYEFPFYYTFKLDDLFFLAWDGSSHLLPQDKLDWVEQALESPAAQSAKLKILLGHLPLYGIAVGRDKPGEVLANADSLQEMLERHQVHTYISGHQHAYYPAHKGQLQLLHTGILGSGPRPFIDSQLPPQKALTVMDISFASPDLTTYTTYDMQTLQLIELEQLPRQITGHNGRVLRRDVDAEDLTASELSACESRLSADLCRA; from the coding sequence ATGCGGTTTTGGCGATCGCTATTGCGAATTTTCCTCGGCATCTTGGTAGGGTTTTTTCTGGTCGTGGCGCTCCAGGCTTGCCTCTCTGAGCAAACGCCTCCAGTCACTAGTTCCCCCACCGTGGACACTTCCCAGGCAGCAGTTCCCGTCCCCAAAGAAATGCCGCTGCCCCCTGCAACAGAGGCTATCGTTGCCAGTGCAGAGCCAAACGGCCTCTACAACCCGCCCCGAGGTGACGTGCGCCTAGTCGTCATCAGCGACTTAAACAGTGCCTACGGCTCGACCGATTACGATCCTGAAGTGGATAAAGCCATGACGCTGCTGCCCTTCTGGCAGCCCGATCTCGTGGTATGCAGCGGCGACATGGTGGCTGGACAAAACCCAACCCTCTCTGAAGATCAGCTCAAGGCTATGTGGGCAGCTTTTGACGAACACGTTACAGCCCCTTTGCGGCAAGCAAAGCTGCCCTTTGGATTTACCGTTGGCAATCATGATGCATCAAGCGCTCAGAGTGCGTCGGGCAGTTTTTTGTTTGAGCGCGAGCGGCAGGTGGCGACGGACTACTGGATCGATCCAGGCCATGATCCTGGCGTTGAGTTCGTCGATCGCTACGAGTTTCCGTTCTATTACACCTTCAAGTTAGACGACCTTTTCTTTCTGGCTTGGGATGGTTCATCTCACTTGCTACCTCAAGACAAACTCGATTGGGTTGAGCAGGCGCTAGAGAGCCCCGCAGCCCAGTCGGCCAAACTCAAGATTTTGCTAGGACACTTGCCCCTCTACGGTATTGCTGTGGGGCGCGACAAGCCGGGTGAAGTTCTAGCCAATGCCGACTCACTGCAGGAAATGTTGGAGCGACATCAGGTTCACACCTACATCAGTGGTCACCAGCACGCCTACTACCCTGCTCACAAAGGTCAGCTACAGCTTTTACACACAGGCATTTTAGGCTCTGGGCCACGTCCATTTATTGACAGTCAACTGCCGCCCCAAAAAGCCTTGACCGTGATGGATATCAGCTTTGCCTCCCCCGATCTGACGACCTACACCACCTACGACATGCAAACGCTTCAGCTGATTGAGCTGGAGCAGCTGCCCCGGCAGATTACAGGCCACAACGGTAGAGTGTTGCGCCGCGATGTTGATGCAGAAGACTTGACGGCCTCGGAACTATCCGCCTGTGAAAGCCGCTTGAGTGCTGACTTATGTCGGGCTTAG
- a CDS encoding gas vesicle protein — MTATPLSRPQPNRAITTSTQGSSLADVLERVLDKGVVIAGDISISVGSTELLSIRIRLLISSVDKAREIGINWWENDPYLSSRNQELLATNQQLQSRLETLEAELRALKAAQE, encoded by the coding sequence ATGACTGCAACTCCTCTCTCTCGCCCCCAACCCAACCGCGCTATCACAACCTCTACCCAGGGTTCGTCCCTTGCAGACGTCTTAGAACGGGTGCTAGACAAAGGTGTGGTCATCGCCGGAGATATCTCGATTTCGGTTGGGTCTACCGAACTGCTGAGTATCCGCATTCGTCTGCTGATCTCGTCGGTGGACAAAGCCCGTGAAATCGGCATCAACTGGTGGGAAAACGATCCCTACTTGAGTAGCCGCAATCAGGAACTGCTGGCAACCAATCAGCAGCTCCAGAGTCGTCTGGAAACTTTAGAAGCTGAACTGAGAGCCCTAAAGGCTGCTCAGGAGTAA
- the gvpN gene encoding gas vesicle protein GvpN, which yields MNTVLQARPRHFVSTPTTERIARRALRYLQSGYSIHLKGPAGTGKTTLGLHLADLLGRPIMLLFGDDEFKTSDLIGNQTGYTRKKVVDNYIHSVVKVEDELRQNWVDSRLTLACREGFTLVYDEFNRSRPEVNNVLLSALEEKLLVLPPNNNRSEYIRVSPHFRGIFTSNPEEYCGVHGTQDALLDRLITIDMPEPDELTQQQILVQKVGLEAASALTVVRVVRNFHANMAPDMVSSLRPSLMIATICQQHQIPTLAEDPEFRDVCSDVLLSRSKEALPDATRHLWEVFNSLVGAQEAETEILVAEKLQSEPSTARLHGEQPKSEQASTEWVEQSILQTELIPQEASLPQETSLAQETSLATKAEDGSIPAEENPHEARIHSFILEQGEAKLSDIEESLQLNRFQVVNALKSMLDQGLLMKHEQVSQPSVYRPYSELEHQA from the coding sequence GTGAACACTGTGCTCCAAGCCCGCCCCCGCCACTTTGTTAGCACGCCCACAACCGAGCGAATTGCCCGCCGCGCCTTGCGCTACCTTCAGTCGGGTTACTCTATTCACCTGAAAGGTCCGGCAGGCACCGGAAAAACCACGCTGGGCCTACACCTAGCTGATCTGCTCGGTCGACCCATCATGCTTCTCTTTGGAGACGATGAATTTAAGACCTCAGACTTGATTGGTAATCAGACGGGCTATACCCGCAAAAAAGTCGTAGACAACTACATTCACAGCGTTGTTAAAGTCGAGGACGAACTGCGCCAGAACTGGGTTGATTCTCGTCTGACGCTGGCCTGTCGCGAGGGGTTTACTCTGGTCTACGACGAATTTAACCGCTCTCGTCCTGAGGTTAACAACGTCCTGCTCTCGGCCCTGGAAGAGAAGTTGCTGGTGCTGCCGCCCAACAACAATCGCTCTGAGTATATTCGGGTGAGCCCCCATTTCCGGGGAATTTTCACCTCAAACCCAGAAGAATACTGCGGCGTTCACGGTACCCAGGATGCTTTGCTAGACCGGCTAATCACCATTGATATGCCAGAACCAGACGAGCTAACTCAGCAGCAAATTTTAGTGCAAAAGGTGGGACTAGAGGCCGCCTCGGCCCTAACTGTGGTTAGAGTTGTGCGAAACTTCCACGCTAACATGGCCCCCGATATGGTTTCTAGCCTGCGGCCCAGCCTTATGATCGCCACGATTTGCCAGCAGCACCAGATCCCCACCCTGGCCGAAGACCCAGAGTTTCGTGATGTGTGCAGTGACGTGCTGCTTTCTCGATCTAAAGAAGCTCTGCCCGATGCCACCCGTCACCTCTGGGAGGTCTTCAACTCTCTAGTTGGAGCACAGGAAGCGGAAACGGAAATTCTGGTAGCTGAAAAACTGCAAAGCGAACCTAGTACCGCCCGTCTGCACGGGGAGCAACCAAAATCAGAGCAAGCGTCCACCGAATGGGTTGAGCAGTCCATTCTGCAGACTGAACTCATTCCTCAAGAAGCCTCTCTACCTCAAGAAACCTCCTTGGCTCAAGAAACCTCCCTGGCAACCAAAGCTGAGGATGGCTCCATTCCAGCTGAGGAAAATCCTCATGAAGCTCGCATCCATAGCTTCATTCTGGAACAGGGCGAAGCTAAGCTATCCGACATTGAGGAGTCCCTACAGTTGAACCGCTTTCAAGTGGTCAATGCTTTGAAATCTATGCTGGACCAGGGCCTGCTGATGAAGCATGAGCAGGTCAGCCAACCCTCGGTCTACCGCCCCTATTCTGAGCTAGAGCATCAGGCATGA
- the gvpA gene encoding gas vesicle structural protein GvpA yields MAVEKVNSSSSLAEVVDRILDKGIVIDAWVRVSLVGIELLAVEARVVIASVETYLKYAEAVGLTAQAAVPAV; encoded by the coding sequence ATGGCTGTTGAAAAAGTAAACTCATCTTCCAGCTTGGCAGAAGTAGTTGACCGCATTCTGGACAAGGGCATCGTAATTGATGCTTGGGTCCGCGTCTCCCTAGTCGGTATCGAACTGCTAGCTGTGGAAGCCCGAGTCGTAATCGCTTCGGTAGAAACCTACCTGAAGTACGCAGAAGCCGTTGGTCTGACCGCTCAGGCTGCTGTTCCTGCCGTTTAG
- a CDS encoding tetratricopeptide repeat protein yields the protein MENTPISDLLDALKHPDEAIRQEATDELWRLWFQQKGIYATQQLMKSQTLLETGQFEAAADLLSGIIQGQPDFAEAWNRRAVLYFTQKRYWDAIADCEQVIKLIPYHFGALHGLGLCHAALGNYGAAIQAFRKALEVQPFSLINQRLILECTAKLS from the coding sequence ATGGAAAACACTCCGATCTCCGATTTGCTTGATGCTTTAAAGCATCCTGATGAAGCGATTCGGCAAGAGGCCACCGATGAGCTCTGGCGTCTCTGGTTTCAGCAGAAGGGCATCTACGCCACCCAACAGCTGATGAAAAGCCAGACGCTACTCGAAACAGGTCAGTTTGAGGCAGCAGCAGACTTGCTCTCTGGCATCATTCAGGGGCAGCCCGATTTTGCCGAAGCCTGGAACCGGCGAGCAGTGCTGTATTTTACCCAGAAGCGTTATTGGGATGCGATCGCAGACTGTGAGCAGGTGATCAAGCTCATTCCCTATCACTTCGGGGCACTCCACGGACTGGGCCTCTGCCATGCAGCGCTGGGAAATTATGGAGCTGCTATCCAAGCCTTTCGCAAAGCTCTAGAGGTACAGCCGTTTTCTCTCATTAATCAGCGGTTAATTTTGGAGTGTACGGCGAAGCTGAGCTAG
- the ispG gene encoding (E)-4-hydroxy-3-methylbut-2-enyl-diphosphate synthase gives MQTLPSPPTSSSAIASNPGFDTTIHRRKTRPVKVGDVIIGGGYPVVVQSMINEDTLDIDGSVAAIQRLHEIGCEIVRVTVPSMAHAKALADIRKKLEATYRPVPLVADVHHNGMKIALEVAKHVDKVRINPGLYVFEKPQAERTGYTQQEFEDIGQKIRETLEPLVISLRDQGKAMRIGVNHGSLAERMLFTYGDTPEGMVESALEFIRICESLDFRNLVISLKASRVPVMVAAYRLMAQRMDELGMDYPLHLGVTEAGDGEYGRIKSTAGIAPLLADGIGDTIRVSLTEAPEKEIPVCYSILQALGLRKTMVEYVACPSCGRTLFNLEDVLHEVREATKHLTGLDIAVMGCIVNGPGEMADADYGYVGKTPGYISLYRGREEIKKVPEDQGVAELINLIKADDRWVDP, from the coding sequence ATGCAGACGCTACCATCTCCCCCGACCTCGTCCTCTGCGATCGCATCCAACCCTGGGTTTGACACCACTATCCATCGACGCAAGACCCGACCTGTCAAGGTGGGCGACGTCATCATCGGTGGAGGTTACCCGGTAGTTGTCCAGTCGATGATTAATGAAGACACCCTGGACATTGACGGGTCTGTAGCCGCCATTCAGCGACTGCACGAGATCGGCTGCGAAATTGTCCGGGTCACTGTGCCTAGCATGGCCCATGCCAAAGCCCTAGCTGACATCCGCAAAAAGCTAGAAGCCACCTACCGACCTGTGCCCTTAGTGGCAGACGTTCACCATAACGGCATGAAAATTGCCCTAGAAGTGGCTAAGCACGTTGACAAAGTGCGGATCAACCCCGGCCTCTATGTCTTTGAAAAGCCCCAGGCAGAGCGCACCGGCTATACCCAGCAAGAGTTTGAAGATATCGGTCAGAAAATCCGGGAAACTCTAGAGCCCCTAGTGATTTCTCTGCGAGACCAGGGCAAAGCCATGCGTATTGGGGTCAACCACGGCTCCTTGGCAGAACGCATGCTCTTTACTTACGGCGATACGCCAGAAGGCATGGTGGAATCGGCCTTAGAGTTTATCCGTATTTGCGAGTCTTTGGACTTCCGGAATTTAGTTATCTCCCTCAAGGCTTCGCGGGTGCCGGTCATGGTCGCCGCTTACCGGCTAATGGCCCAACGCATGGACGAACTGGGCATGGACTATCCCCTACACCTAGGCGTCACTGAGGCAGGCGACGGCGAGTATGGCCGGATCAAGTCCACAGCAGGGATCGCCCCTTTGCTAGCCGACGGCATCGGTGACACTATCCGGGTTTCTTTGACCGAAGCCCCTGAAAAAGAAATTCCGGTGTGCTACAGCATCCTGCAAGCTCTAGGGCTGCGTAAGACGATGGTGGAGTACGTGGCCTGCCCGTCCTGTGGACGCACGCTGTTCAACCTGGAAGACGTGCTGCACGAGGTGCGAGAGGCCACTAAGCACCTCACGGGGTTGGACATCGCTGTCATGGGCTGTATTGTCAATGGCCCTGGGGAAATGGCAGATGCAGACTATGGGTACGTGGGTAAAACCCCTGGCTATATCTCCCTCTATCGGGGCCGGGAAGAGATTAAGAAAGTGCCTGAGGACCAGGGAGTCGCAGAGCTGATTAACCTAATCAAGGCCGATGATCGCTGGGTTGATCCTTAG
- the ctpC gene encoding carboxyl-terminal processing protease CtpC — protein sequence MAIPKRGLVLGATAVAVAATIVTGAGIHLSQSKAFFQESPKELVDEVWQLIDRNYVDATFNQVDWESVRTDYLGRSYSNQEEAYVAVREMLEKLNDPYTRFMDPQEFRNMQIDTSGELTGVGIQISQEEETEEIVVVSPIEDTPAFEAGIRPKDVILEIDGESTTGMDLNAAVNRIRGTEGSQVQLKIRRGSEEIEYELTRARIEIHPVRYSYQEGPEGPIGYIRLTQFSANAAAEMREAIQALEGRDVTGYVLDLRSNPGGLLYSSIDIARMWIDSGTIVSTVNRQGVTDEEAANSRALTNKPLVVLVDGGSASASEILSGALQDNDRATLVGTRTFGKGLVQSVRSLADGSGVAVTVAKYLTPSGRDINKHGIDPDVQVDLSDTDREALADNRDLIGTPEDPQYARGLEVLTDAIRAARGTNVGTTSIPTPTN from the coding sequence ATGGCGATTCCAAAGCGCGGACTAGTCCTGGGGGCGACAGCGGTAGCAGTAGCTGCAACCATTGTCACAGGGGCAGGCATTCATCTTTCCCAAAGCAAGGCCTTCTTTCAAGAGAGCCCGAAAGAGCTGGTTGATGAAGTCTGGCAACTCATTGACCGTAACTATGTCGATGCCACCTTCAATCAGGTGGATTGGGAGTCTGTTCGAACTGACTATTTAGGACGTTCCTACTCCAACCAGGAAGAAGCCTACGTGGCTGTCCGGGAGATGCTGGAGAAGCTAAACGATCCCTACACCCGGTTCATGGATCCCCAAGAATTCCGCAATATGCAGATCGATACCTCGGGCGAACTGACCGGGGTCGGGATTCAAATTTCTCAGGAGGAAGAGACTGAGGAGATCGTAGTAGTCTCTCCCATCGAAGACACGCCTGCCTTTGAAGCGGGTATCCGCCCGAAGGACGTGATCTTAGAGATTGACGGGGAATCTACTACAGGGATGGACCTGAATGCAGCGGTCAACCGGATTCGAGGCACAGAAGGATCGCAGGTGCAGCTCAAGATCCGTCGAGGCAGCGAGGAAATCGAGTATGAGCTGACCCGAGCCCGGATTGAGATTCATCCAGTTCGCTATAGCTACCAGGAGGGGCCAGAAGGGCCAATTGGCTATATTCGGTTGACTCAGTTCAGCGCCAATGCGGCAGCGGAAATGCGCGAAGCCATTCAGGCCCTAGAGGGGCGGGATGTTACTGGATATGTCCTTGATCTGCGATCCAATCCAGGAGGGTTACTGTACTCCAGCATTGACATCGCCCGCATGTGGATTGACTCTGGAACGATTGTGTCCACCGTGAATCGACAGGGTGTAACCGACGAGGAAGCTGCCAACAGTCGGGCTTTGACTAACAAACCCCTAGTGGTTCTAGTCGATGGCGGTTCTGCTAGCGCCAGCGAAATCCTCTCTGGAGCCCTGCAGGACAACGATCGGGCTACGCTAGTGGGCACTCGCACCTTTGGTAAGGGCTTGGTGCAGTCGGTTCGCAGTCTAGCTGATGGCTCCGGCGTTGCTGTGACGGTTGCCAAGTATCTGACCCCGAGTGGCCGAGATATCAACAAGCACGGCATTGATCCAGATGTGCAGGTTGACCTAAGCGACACCGATCGAGAGGCTCTAGCGGACAACCGCGATCTCATCGGCACTCCTGAAGATCCTCAATACGCACGAGGTCTAGAGGTGCTGACAGATGCCATTCGGGCAGCCCGAGGTACGAATGTAGGAACAACCTCAATCCCGACTCCCACCAACTAA
- a CDS encoding DDE transposase family protein encodes MSETAKAWYIVQTEAGHCSIMTADQIPQSDPTAAKQWGPFVSEAEAVARRVGLIRSGKCKPV; translated from the coding sequence ATGAGCGAGACTGCAAAAGCTTGGTACATCGTGCAAACTGAGGCTGGGCACTGTTCCATCATGACAGCGGACCAGATCCCCCAGTCAGACCCTACAGCTGCTAAGCAGTGGGGTCCCTTCGTTTCTGAGGCAGAAGCCGTCGCTCGGCGGGTAGGCCTGATTCGCTCGGGCAAGTGCAAACCCGTATAG
- a CDS encoding GspH/FimT family pseudopilin, which translates to MKYTSSDWPKPALNWSGQSGFTLLESLAGLSILAILAAIALPVYLAWYDAYCLTAAQREIHQAMRHVQSEAIQKKREGQFSIRENGDHLEWAKHDQAIDPAQVKVWKPLEKSVTFDISNTTLLKKQDVYYTQFGYQGDVSARLGRVTLMSRNGGRAKRCVIVSTLIGALRDGREQPTPDSNGRYCY; encoded by the coding sequence ATGAAATACACCTCATCGGACTGGCCAAAGCCAGCCCTCAATTGGTCTGGGCAGTCTGGATTTACGCTGCTAGAGAGTCTAGCTGGCCTGTCAATATTAGCTATCCTGGCTGCCATTGCCTTACCGGTCTACCTCGCCTGGTACGATGCCTACTGCTTGACGGCGGCCCAGCGTGAAATTCATCAGGCCATGCGACATGTCCAGAGCGAGGCTATTCAGAAGAAGCGCGAGGGGCAGTTCAGCATTCGGGAGAATGGAGACCATCTGGAATGGGCTAAGCATGATCAAGCTATTGATCCGGCTCAAGTCAAAGTCTGGAAGCCGCTGGAGAAGTCAGTCACCTTCGATATCAGCAATACAACCCTGCTGAAAAAGCAAGACGTTTACTATACCCAGTTTGGTTATCAGGGAGATGTGAGCGCCCGGTTGGGTCGAGTTACTTTAATGAGTAGAAATGGCGGCAGGGCAAAGCGCTGTGTAATCGTTTCTACGCTGATTGGAGCCCTGCGGGATGGACGAGAGCAACCTACCCCTGACAGCAACGGACGGTACTGCTACTAG
- a CDS encoding S-(hydroxymethyl)glutathione dehydrogenase/class III alcohol dehydrogenase — MDVKAAVAFEAGKPLSIETVQLEGPKEGEVLVEIKATGICHTDAYTLSGKDPEGLFPTILGHEGAGVVAEVGSGVKSLKPGDHVIPLYTPECRQCKFCLSRKTNLCQAIRTTQGQGLMPDGTSRFSLNGKPLYHYMGTSTFANYTVLPEIALAKIREDAPFDKVCYIGCGVTTGVGAVIFTAKVEAGANVVVFGLGGIGLNVIQGCRMVGADKIIGVDLNEGKRAIAEKFGMTHFVNPKEVSGDLVAHLVELTGGGADYSFECIGNVNVMRQALECCHKGWGVCTIIGVAAAGQEISTRPFQLVTGRVWQGSAFGGARGRTDVPKIVDWYMDNKINIDDLITHVLPLDQINHAFDLMHEGESIRSVVAF; from the coding sequence ATGGATGTCAAGGCTGCCGTTGCTTTTGAGGCCGGAAAACCCCTCAGTATTGAGACTGTTCAGCTAGAAGGCCCGAAAGAGGGAGAAGTTCTGGTTGAAATCAAAGCAACCGGCATCTGTCATACCGATGCCTACACTCTCTCCGGCAAAGATCCAGAGGGCCTGTTTCCGACCATTTTGGGCCATGAAGGGGCGGGTGTTGTGGCTGAGGTGGGGTCGGGTGTCAAAAGTCTCAAGCCGGGCGACCACGTGATTCCGCTCTATACGCCTGAATGTCGCCAGTGCAAATTCTGTCTCAGCCGCAAGACAAACCTCTGTCAGGCGATTCGCACGACTCAGGGTCAGGGCTTGATGCCGGATGGTACTAGCCGCTTCTCTTTAAATGGAAAGCCGCTGTATCACTATATGGGTACCTCGACTTTTGCCAACTACACGGTGTTGCCTGAGATCGCCTTAGCCAAGATTCGAGAAGATGCTCCTTTTGACAAGGTCTGCTACATCGGCTGTGGAGTCACAACCGGGGTTGGGGCGGTCATCTTTACGGCCAAGGTTGAAGCGGGGGCCAACGTTGTCGTGTTTGGTTTGGGCGGCATTGGGCTGAATGTGATCCAGGGTTGCCGCATGGTGGGCGCAGATAAGATCATTGGGGTAGACCTGAATGAGGGCAAACGTGCGATCGCAGAAAAGTTTGGCATGACCCACTTTGTTAACCCCAAGGAAGTTTCAGGGGACTTGGTGGCGCATCTGGTGGAGTTAACTGGGGGCGGGGCTGACTATTCTTTTGAGTGCATCGGCAATGTCAATGTGATGCGACAGGCTCTCGAGTGCTGCCACAAAGGCTGGGGCGTCTGCACCATTATTGGGGTTGCCGCAGCGGGACAAGAGATTAGCACTCGCCCCTTTCAACTGGTGACGGGTCGGGTTTGGCAGGGCAGTGCCTTTGGCGGGGCCAGAGGCCGTACTGACGTACCTAAGATTGTGGACTGGTATATGGACAATAAAATCAACATCGACGACCTGATTACCCACGTCTTGCCCCTAGATCAGATCAACCACGCCTTCGACCTGATGCATGAGGGTGAGAGCATCCGCAGTGTCGTTGCATTTTGA